The window AGGGTAAAGGTATCTGCACCCCATGTTCCTCATCAAGCAGTTGAACGGCTGCTTTCACGGCAGACTTGTTATAGGCATCATAGAAAGAGACAATATGCTCAAGTTCTTTTTTTAACTTGTACTTATACCTTTTTAAGAAATATTGGGTCATGTAGTTAATTGTCAGTTACTTACTTGGGCTTCTATTATTATGTTTTTGTTAATATAGTTCATTAACAAGGTTCCCTAGAAAAGCTCACTCCCCCACGTTGACCCATAGGTATTGTTTGAGAACTTGAATAAACTGGCTTTTGTCTAACAACCTGTTCCAGTCCATAAGATTTCAGATTAATATTCCCCTGCTGCAATTCTATATGCCATTCAAAATATATCTTCTTGTCATGCTCCTGCTGATTCACTAAGTGAAGATCAGCTATTTCAAGTTCAAGAGCACGACTTGCAGTATTGATATCGATTTGAAGGTCAAAAACCTCCTTGAAGACAAGAGTACATGGGGCTACCCAAAACTTAAAGTATTTATCAGGCGTAACTGGATGTAACCACTGGAAGATGTAATCTATATCAAGTATTAAATCACCTGTCCAACCGTCAGAATTATTCTGGAAGGACAACCCGTAAATACGTGAATCATGCCATCCCATCTGCTCATAATCACTTTCTGTCCAAATGCTTTTTTCTAAATGATAGCTATCTACCTGATTTCCCATATGAATTGAGTCGTCCTGTCATGGTCATTAAATTAACTCTTCAAAGGAATAGTCACTTCACAAGCATAATCCTTTGGCAGCTCGTCAGAAGTATCTTTCTTATCCCAATACATTCTCCAATACTCCCACCACCTCTGATTTATTTCAGTAATATCAGAAAGTGCTACTTCTCCATCACGGTTAAAAAGCCTAAGCTCCTTTGAAGCCACTGCCATTCCTACATCACCACACCAGAATACGACATGATATGGCTCATCAGAAAACGCCTCGCTTGTCGGTTCATAACCATGAATAGTCTTAACTCCCGTAGCCTGCTCTAGCAGAGCCTTCAACAGCTCTTTATCAGTGAAATAAATTCTCCATGGGTGCATGTCGGTGGCCCTATTTCATCATTATGAAGCTGTTGAGACCATTCAAAAGTATTTGCATAGTCCTTACGGGAAATGAAATTAACTGATGTAGGTTGCCTGAATTGAACTGCAATTCTGGATTGTGGCGGGTGCTCTGGATCTGTTGGTGGGAAATAGAGTTGACTGCCTCCAAACTCTATTTGATAAACATCAGGCAACTTTTCGGCCCACCATGTCCAGTAACCAACATCGGAAATAGCATCAGCTAATATCTCTAAATGATCCTTTTCTGCCAAATTGGTATTATCCTTCTCATTCATCATTACAGTAGGCTTGTCTATTCATATTCATTCACTAACCACTTTGTATAATGTTTTATCTTGAATGAATAAGCATTGTTTTATTTTCTGGTGCTAACTGGAAAATTCGCCAAGGCTCCAGCACATTTTGATCTTGGGGATTTCCATAAAAGACTGTTTCAGCTTCTGAAAAAATGATATTG of the Flammeovirgaceae bacterium 311 genome contains:
- a CDS encoding long-chain-fatty-acid--CoA ligase (COG0318 Acyl-CoA synthetases (AMP-forming)/AMP-acid ligases II), with the protein product MKALLEQATGVKTIHGYEPTSEAFSDEPYHVVFWCGDVGMAVASKELRLFNRDGEVALSDITEINQRWWEYWRMYWDKKDTSDELPKDYACEVTIPLKS